A genomic stretch from Hemibagrus wyckioides isolate EC202008001 linkage group LG20, SWU_Hwy_1.0, whole genome shotgun sequence includes:
- the calr3b gene encoding calreticulin 3b, which translates to MKMQSFTIFSLALLAFSVDAAVYFKEQFLDGDAWKSRWVNSEHKSDYGELKLTAGNFYGDAEKDKGLQTSQDARFYATSASFEPFSNEGKSLVIQFTVKHEQKIDCGGGYVKVFPADLNQADMHGDSQYYIMFGPDICGYSTKKVHVIFNYKGKNHLIKKDIKCKDDELTHLYTLILNPDQTYEVKIDNEKVESGSLEEDWDFLPPKKIKDPEAKKPEDWDDRAKIDDESDTKPEDWDKPENIPDPDAKKPEDWDEDMDGEWEPPMIPNPEYKGEWKPKQIDNPNYKGVWVHPEIDNPEYNPDSEIYKFDNIGVLGLDLWQVKSGTIFDNFLITDDVNEAEKFGKETWGVTKGPEKKMKDEQDEKKRKEEEEKNKEQDTAAEDEGGDEDDDDDDDEEEPREEPEAEGEEEDDDDVQPKDEL; encoded by the exons atgaaaatgcagAGCTTTACGATATTTTCATTAGCACTGCTGGCGTTTTCAGTCGACGCGGCGGTTTACTTTAAAGAGCAATTCCTCGATGGCG ACGCGTGGAAGAGTCGGTGGGTGAACTCGGAACACAAATCTGACTATGGAGAGTTGAAACTCACCGCTGGAAACTTCTACGGAGACGCAGAGAAGGACAAAG gTTTGCAAACCAGCCAGGATGCCCGGTTCTACGCTACCTCGGCAAGCTTTGAGCCCTTCAGCAATGAGGGCAAAAGCCTGGTGATCCAGTTCACTGTCAAACACGAACAGAAGATCGATTGTGGCGGCGGTTACGTCAAAGTCTTCCCCGCTGACCTCAACCAGGCCGACATGCACGGAGACTCGCAGTACTACATCATGTTCG GGCCAGATATCTGTGGTTACAGCACCAAAAAAGTCCACGTCATCTTTAACTACAAAGGCAAGAACCACCTCATCAAGAAAGACATCAAGTGTAAA GATGACGAGCTGACCCACCTCTACACGCTGATCCTGAACCCAGACCAGACCTATGAGGTGAAGATCGACAACGAGAAGGTGGAGTCCGGCTCCCTGGAGGAGGACTGGGATTTCCTGCCTCCTAAGAAGATCAAGGACCCCGAAGCTAAGAAGCCAGAGGACTGGGACGACCGTGCCAAGATTGATGACGAGAGTGACACCAAGCCAGAG GACTGGGACAAACCTGAGAACATTCCAGACCCTGATGCCAAGAAGCCTGAAGACTGGGATGAGGATATGGATGGCGAATGGGAGCCTCCCATGATCCCCAACCCCGAATACAAG GGAGAGTGGAAACCAAAGCAGATCGATAACCCCAACTACAAAGGAGTCTGGGTGCACCCCGAGATCGACAACCCCGAGTACAACCCCGACTCTGAGATCTACAAGTTTGACAATATCGGAGTTCTCGGGCTGGATCTGTGGCAG GTCAAATCCGGCACCATCTTCGACAACTTCCTGATCACGGACGACGTGAACGAAGCCGAGAAGTTCGGAAAAGAAACGTGGGGCGTCACTAAG GGTCCGGAGAAGAAAATGAAGGACGAGCAAGACGAAAAGAAACgcaaagaggaagaggaaaagaacaAGGAGCAGGACACGGCGGCAGAAGACGAGGGAGGAGACGAAGAtgacgacgacgacgacgacgaAGAGGAGCCGAGGGAGGAGCCCGAAGCGGAgggagaagaggaggatgatgatgatgttcagcCTAAAGATGAATTATAA